From one Acidobacteriota bacterium genomic stretch:
- a CDS encoding MerR family transcriptional regulator has translation MERQQTNMTQWFTSNEVVELTGITPRQLQWWDERGIVSPEREGHRRLYSLDDVAEVAVIVELRDKGFSLQRVRKVMRFLQRELGKRLVETVSGDSDYHLLTDGKTIYLEHSAKEIVDLLKNARQPMLAIGLSDAVKQVHAEIKGLKKASASAGEERPRRRRRV, from the coding sequence ATGGAGCGGCAGCAAACGAACATGACGCAATGGTTCACATCCAACGAAGTGGTGGAGCTCACCGGCATCACGCCGCGGCAACTGCAGTGGTGGGATGAGCGCGGCATCGTGAGTCCGGAGCGCGAAGGCCACCGCCGGCTGTATTCGCTGGACGATGTGGCCGAGGTCGCCGTCATCGTGGAACTGCGCGACAAGGGATTCTCGTTGCAGCGCGTGCGCAAGGTGATGCGCTTCCTGCAGCGCGAGCTGGGCAAGCGGCTGGTGGAGACTGTGAGCGGCGACTCCGACTACCACCTGCTCACCGACGGCAAGACGATCTACCTGGAGCACTCGGCAAAGGAGATCGTGGACCTGCTGAAAAACGCGCGGCAGCCGATGCTGGCCATCGGGTTGAGCGACGCGGTGAAGCAGGTGCACGCAGAAATAAAGGGATTGAAGAAGGCAAGCGCGTCGGCGGGAGAAGAGAGACCGCGCCGGCGGCGGAGAGTGTGA